One region of Vescimonas fastidiosa genomic DNA includes:
- a CDS encoding DUF370 domain-containing protein: MDLINIGFGNLISAQRLIAIVSPDSAPVKRLIQESRDSGMLIDATYGRKTAAVLIMDSDHVVLSALSTEKMAPRLGMKVEDFTREELL, from the coding sequence GTGGATCTTATCAACATCGGATTCGGAAACCTTATCTCCGCTCAGCGGCTCATTGCCATCGTCAGCCCCGACTCCGCACCGGTGAAGCGGCTTATTCAGGAGTCCCGGGACAGCGGTATGCTCATTGATGCCACCTACGGCCGAAAAACCGCAGCGGTGCTGATTATGGATAGCGACCATGTGGTGCTGTCGGCCCTCTCTACGGAGAAAATGGCCCCCCGCTTGGGGATGAAGGTAGAAGACTTTACACGGGAGGAATTGCTTTGA
- the rpoZ gene encoding DNA-directed RNA polymerase subunit omega, with product MMLYPAMTKLTEHIPNRYMMVNVVARRARQIAQEAEVNGEPLEEKPVTLAIDEVAEGLFDASSIDTGIDTDNKK from the coding sequence ATGATGCTGTATCCCGCAATGACGAAGCTCACGGAGCACATTCCCAATCGCTACATGATGGTGAATGTGGTGGCGCGCCGCGCCCGCCAGATCGCCCAGGAGGCCGAGGTAAACGGGGAGCCCCTGGAGGAAAAGCCCGTTACCTTGGCCATCGATGAGGTGGCGGAGGGCCTGTTCGATGCGTCCTCCATTGACACGGGTATCGACACGGACAATAAGAAATAA
- a CDS encoding YicC/YloC family endoribonuclease — translation MVKSMTGYGRARQERNGRNITVEVRSVNNRYLDCTVKMPRAYIFAEDAMKALVQKYISRGKVDVFVTVDAVTADQTVVQVNEPLARSYYQALSRLREMFSLEDELSAATLARFPDVLAVTKAEEDLEMISADICAVLEEALTAHRQMRSVEGEKLFSDIAGRADTIESVVAKVEERSPQTVSEYRARLEAKMREVLQSTTIDESRILTEAAIFADKIAVDEETVRLRSHLSQLRTMLSGDEPVGRKLDFLIQEVNRECNTIGSKCNDLTIARDVVNMKAEVEKIREQVQNIE, via the coding sequence ATGGTCAAAAGCATGACCGGTTATGGACGCGCTCGTCAGGAGCGCAACGGAAGAAACATCACTGTGGAGGTCCGGTCGGTGAACAACCGGTATCTGGACTGCACCGTGAAAATGCCCCGGGCCTATATTTTCGCCGAGGACGCCATGAAGGCCTTGGTGCAAAAGTACATCTCCCGAGGTAAGGTGGATGTATTCGTCACCGTGGATGCCGTGACCGCCGACCAAACGGTGGTACAGGTGAATGAGCCACTGGCCCGGAGCTACTATCAGGCGCTGAGCCGTCTGCGGGAGATGTTCTCCCTGGAGGACGAGCTGAGCGCGGCTACCCTGGCCAGGTTCCCCGATGTGCTGGCTGTGACCAAGGCGGAGGAGGACCTGGAGATGATCTCCGCCGACATCTGCGCCGTGCTGGAGGAGGCCCTGACTGCCCACCGGCAGATGCGCAGTGTGGAAGGGGAGAAGCTGTTTAGCGATATTGCAGGCCGGGCCGACACCATTGAGAGTGTTGTGGCCAAGGTGGAAGAGCGTTCGCCCCAGACGGTCAGTGAATACCGGGCGCGACTGGAGGCGAAGATGCGGGAGGTGCTGCAATCCACAACCATCGACGAGAGTCGCATTTTGACCGAAGCCGCTATTTTTGCCGACAAGATCGCCGTGGATGAGGAGACCGTGCGCCTGCGCAGCCACCTGTCCCAGCTTCGCACCATGCTCTCCGGCGACGAGCCTGTGGGCCGGAAGCTGGATTTCCTCATTCAGGAGGTAAACCGGGAGTGCAACACCATCGGCTCTAAGTGCAATGACCTGACCATCGCTCGGGATGTGGTAAATATGAAGGCCGAGGTAGAAAAGATCCGCGAGCAGGTACAGAATATAGAGTGA
- the priA gene encoding replication restart helicase PriA, which translates to MAQIAKIAIENAVYAIDKPYDYLVPEDMTVCAGMRVTVPFGRGNRRSEGMVLSVQEGAMDRPLKAVETVLDREAQLSAEQIRLALWMCQRYFCTFYDALHAILPIGLWYQHKELWHLKREPEGELPEKEQVLVSLLREKDRELSQLLEAQPKAKAMLQKLEQQGIVSCARASNRRVSDKTDWRVAFAITSQEAEELTRDKMRRAPRQGAALSFLLKNGETSLHDLIYYTGVQRKWVMKMGEEGVFSLCEQEIFRVPLRPAQEKAPQIQLNDEQQAAYNDILAQIHSGKPGVTLLQGVTGSGKTEVYITLAQKLLQEGRTAMILVPEIALTPQMMQRFSLYFGEDVALLHSGLGIAQRYDQYKRIRQGLVKIVLGTRSAVFAPIDNLGMIVLDEEQEGSYESEKSPCYHARDIAKYRCAKEGAWLVLGSATPTVETAYHAREGNYRLTLLRRRFNQNALPGVSLVDMRQELRQGNYTSISHPLYEEIQKNLELGQQTILFLNRRGNSRQVICPGCGYVPQCPRCSVSLTYHSANRRMMCHYCGYSERFEADCPQCGEAFRPVGSGTQRVEQELQELFPGVPILRMDADSVGVQHEKMLQKFDKEKIPILLGTQMVAKGLDFDNVTLVGVLAADQSLYVDNYRAAERTFVLLTQVVGRAGRGDKPGRALIQTYTPENEVLRDAARQDYESFYRREIGLRHMRREPPFTDVTVLTVSGSNEEFVRRSCMQLRDGLCAAMMQPEYRDMGLEVLGPAPAPVVKVNGRFRYRITVVGRCSGPVRRLLAAFMKDFAQRSENRNMSIFAEYNRMN; encoded by the coding sequence ATGGCACAGATCGCTAAAATTGCAATAGAGAATGCCGTCTATGCCATTGACAAGCCCTATGACTACCTGGTCCCTGAGGATATGACCGTATGCGCCGGAATGCGGGTGACCGTTCCCTTTGGCCGGGGTAACCGCCGGTCGGAGGGCATGGTGCTGTCTGTGCAGGAGGGGGCCATGGATCGGCCGCTGAAGGCGGTGGAGACGGTGCTGGACCGGGAGGCACAGCTATCGGCGGAGCAAATCCGTCTGGCGCTGTGGATGTGCCAGCGGTACTTCTGCACCTTTTACGATGCACTTCATGCAATACTGCCCATCGGACTTTGGTATCAGCATAAGGAGCTCTGGCACCTGAAACGGGAGCCGGAGGGTGAGCTGCCGGAAAAGGAGCAGGTCCTGGTGTCCCTTTTGCGGGAGAAGGATAGAGAGCTTTCCCAGCTTCTGGAGGCGCAGCCTAAGGCGAAGGCCATGCTGCAAAAGCTGGAACAGCAGGGAATCGTATCCTGCGCGCGCGCCTCTAACCGGCGCGTTTCAGACAAAACCGACTGGCGTGTGGCCTTTGCCATCACCTCCCAGGAGGCGGAGGAGCTGACCCGAGATAAGATGCGCAGAGCGCCCCGGCAGGGGGCGGCCCTAAGCTTTTTGCTGAAAAACGGAGAGACCTCGCTCCACGACCTCATTTATTACACCGGCGTACAGCGCAAGTGGGTAATGAAAATGGGGGAGGAGGGCGTTTTTTCCCTGTGTGAGCAGGAGATTTTTCGGGTACCCTTGCGCCCGGCGCAGGAAAAAGCGCCGCAGATTCAGCTCAATGATGAGCAGCAGGCTGCCTACAATGATATTTTGGCGCAGATCCACAGCGGAAAGCCCGGGGTAACGCTTTTGCAGGGGGTTACCGGCAGCGGCAAGACGGAGGTGTACATCACTCTGGCGCAAAAGCTGCTGCAAGAGGGCAGAACGGCTATGATCCTGGTGCCGGAAATTGCCCTGACACCCCAAATGATGCAGCGTTTTTCCCTGTATTTCGGCGAGGATGTGGCGCTGCTGCACAGCGGCCTGGGTATTGCCCAGCGGTATGACCAATATAAGCGCATCCGACAGGGGCTGGTGAAGATCGTTCTGGGTACCCGGTCGGCGGTGTTTGCTCCTATAGACAATCTGGGTATGATTGTGCTGGATGAGGAGCAGGAGGGGTCTTACGAGTCGGAGAAGTCGCCCTGCTATCATGCCCGGGATATAGCCAAATACCGCTGTGCCAAGGAGGGCGCCTGGCTGGTGCTGGGCTCTGCTACCCCGACGGTGGAAACGGCTTACCATGCCCGGGAGGGAAATTACCGGCTGACGCTGCTGCGCCGGCGGTTCAATCAAAATGCCCTGCCCGGGGTCTCCCTGGTGGATATGCGCCAGGAGCTGCGGCAGGGGAACTATACCTCTATCAGCCATCCGCTGTATGAGGAGATTCAAAAGAACCTGGAACTGGGTCAGCAGACGATCCTGTTTCTCAACCGTCGCGGAAACAGCCGTCAGGTCATTTGTCCCGGGTGTGGATATGTACCTCAGTGTCCCCGGTGCAGCGTCTCACTGACCTATCACTCAGCCAACAGGCGGATGATGTGCCACTACTGCGGCTATTCAGAGCGGTTTGAGGCGGACTGCCCTCAGTGCGGCGAGGCATTTCGCCCTGTGGGGTCCGGTACGCAGAGGGTGGAGCAGGAACTGCAGGAGCTGTTTCCCGGTGTGCCCATTTTACGGATGGACGCAGACTCTGTGGGCGTGCAGCATGAAAAAATGCTGCAAAAATTTGATAAGGAAAAAATTCCTATCCTTTTGGGGACGCAAATGGTGGCCAAGGGATTGGATTTTGATAATGTGACGCTGGTGGGGGTCCTGGCGGCGGATCAGTCGCTGTATGTGGACAACTACCGCGCCGCCGAACGCACCTTTGTACTTCTGACCCAGGTTGTGGGCCGAGCGGGCCGGGGTGACAAGCCCGGCCGGGCGCTGATACAGACCTACACCCCGGAAAATGAGGTGCTGCGGGATGCGGCCCGGCAGGACTACGAGAGCTTTTACCGACGGGAGATCGGGCTGCGGCATATGCGCCGGGAACCTCCCTTCACGGATGTGACGGTGCTTACCGTCAGCGGCAGCAACGAGGAATTCGTGCGCCGAAGCTGTATGCAGCTGCGGGACGGACTCTGTGCTGCCATGATGCAGCCGGAGTATCGGGATATGGGCTTGGAGGTGCTGGGCCCGGCTCCGGCTCCGGTGGTGAAGGTCAATGGCCGCTTCCGCTATCGCATTACGGTGGTGGGGCGGTGCAGCGGGCCTGTGCGTCGGCTGCTGGCGGCCTTTATGAAGGATTTCGCCCAGCGGAGCGAGAATCGGAATATGAGTATTTTTGCGGAGTATAACCGAATGAACTAA
- a CDS encoding J domain-containing protein, which produces MMRDPYEVLGVPRTATDEEIKKAYRNLARKYHPDNYHDSPLADVAQEKMKEINEAYEQVQTMRKNGTAGGSYSGTYAGRGYANPYGNPYGNAYGGAYGGAYGGDPAFSRVRMTIQQGNLNLAEELLNAMSDHNAEWNFLKGVICYRKGWMDEAKRYYETAVQMAPNNPEYRRALDIMEGRGNTYRPQGYGNRTTGTFGSDECTKICGTLICVNCLCGGGRVFFC; this is translated from the coding sequence ATGATGCGTGACCCCTATGAGGTGCTGGGTGTACCCCGTACCGCTACCGACGAAGAGATAAAGAAAGCTTACCGCAATTTGGCGCGAAAATATCACCCGGATAACTATCACGATTCGCCCCTGGCCGATGTGGCCCAGGAGAAGATGAAGGAGATCAACGAGGCCTACGAGCAGGTGCAGACCATGCGCAAAAACGGCACCGCCGGCGGCTCTTACAGTGGCACCTATGCAGGCAGAGGATACGCAAACCCTTACGGCAATCCCTATGGTAACGCCTATGGTGGCGCCTATGGTGGCGCCTATGGCGGCGACCCGGCTTTTTCCCGGGTACGCATGACCATTCAGCAGGGAAATCTGAACCTGGCCGAGGAGCTGCTCAATGCTATGAGTGACCACAACGCCGAGTGGAATTTCCTCAAGGGTGTCATCTGCTACCGTAAGGGATGGATGGATGAGGCTAAGCGCTACTATGAGACGGCGGTGCAGATGGCACCGAACAACCCGGAGTATCGCCGGGCGCTGGACATTATGGAGGGCCGGGGCAACACTTACCGCCCCCAGGGCTATGGCAACCGTACCACTGGCACATTCGGAAGCGACGAATGCACCAAGATCTGCGGTACACTGATTTGCGTAAACTGTTTGTGCGGAGGCGGAAGAGTGTTCTTCTGCTGA
- a CDS encoding DUF5685 family protein — translation MFGYVHISPDKLTEEESARYRACYCGLCHTLGRRYGLAARMILNYDLVFLAMLLSEGNVPRCDEKRCLVHPIRRRCFCRETAALDAAADVSVLLTWWQLRDGVEDHGLFRGLKYRLSALLLRPAYRKARQFRPDLDKRMQERLQYLSALEREKCPVPDRAADAFALLLRDLADLESSADRRRVLEELLYHLGRWIYLVDALDDLKKDSRSGNYNPLLLRYGSADGQLSEQDKQRVAQTLDASVRAMAAAFELADFGCWRGIIESVLYEGLYAVGSAVLNGTYRKKAKKTENAKGKAGPDDA, via the coding sequence ATGTTCGGATATGTTCATATTTCCCCGGACAAACTGACGGAGGAGGAATCGGCGCGGTACAGGGCCTGCTACTGCGGCCTGTGTCACACCTTGGGCCGGCGCTACGGCCTGGCGGCAAGGATGATTCTAAACTATGATCTGGTGTTTTTGGCTATGCTTCTGTCAGAGGGGAATGTACCCCGATGCGACGAGAAGCGATGCCTGGTTCACCCGATACGCCGTCGATGCTTCTGCCGGGAGACGGCGGCCCTGGATGCGGCGGCGGATGTGAGCGTCCTGCTCACCTGGTGGCAGCTTCGGGACGGCGTGGAGGATCATGGGCTCTTTCGGGGACTTAAATACAGGCTTTCGGCTCTGCTTCTGCGGCCGGCTTACCGAAAGGCACGGCAATTTCGCCCGGATTTGGACAAGCGGATGCAGGAGAGACTGCAATATTTATCCGCACTGGAAAGGGAAAAATGCCCTGTGCCGGACCGGGCGGCGGACGCTTTTGCCCTGCTGCTGCGAGATTTGGCAGACCTGGAGAGTAGTGCCGACAGGCGCCGGGTGCTGGAGGAGCTGCTGTATCATCTGGGGCGGTGGATCTATTTGGTCGATGCCCTGGACGACCTGAAGAAGGATAGCAGGAGCGGAAATTATAATCCTCTTCTGCTGCGCTACGGATCGGCGGACGGGCAGCTATCGGAGCAGGACAAGCAGCGTGTAGCCCAAACCCTGGATGCTTCCGTCCGAGCCATGGCCGCAGCCTTTGAGCTGGCGGACTTCGGCTGCTGGAGGGGCATAATAGAAAGCGTCCTATACGAGGGACTGTATGCGGTGGGAAGTGCCGTACTCAACGGAACCTATCGTAAAAAAGCAAAAAAGACAGAGAACGCAAAAGGAAAGGCAGGACCCGATGATGCGTGA
- the gmk gene encoding guanylate kinase, producing MIKGKTFIISGPSGVGKSTVLNALLREYPDLYFSVSATTRAPRENELDGVHYHFIAPEDFHKMIEEEAFLEYAEYVGNFYGTPKKYVDAAMDEGRDVILDIEIQGAQQVCAKRPETVRIFIAPPSWSELERRLTERGTDDADKVQKRLLRAKVELKMADAYDYFVINDTVDSAVEQLKAILLAEHCKSPQRIAKLLVE from the coding sequence TTGATTAAGGGTAAGACATTTATTATTTCCGGCCCTTCCGGCGTGGGCAAGAGCACGGTGCTTAACGCTCTGCTTCGGGAGTACCCGGATCTGTATTTTTCCGTATCCGCTACCACCCGGGCTCCCCGGGAAAACGAGCTGGACGGCGTACATTATCACTTCATCGCTCCGGAGGATTTTCATAAGATGATCGAGGAGGAGGCGTTTTTGGAGTACGCCGAGTATGTGGGCAATTTCTACGGAACACCCAAAAAATATGTGGATGCCGCCATGGATGAGGGCCGGGATGTGATACTGGACATTGAGATTCAGGGGGCCCAGCAGGTGTGCGCCAAGCGCCCGGAAACGGTGCGCATCTTCATTGCGCCGCCCTCCTGGTCGGAGCTGGAGCGCCGTCTCACCGAGCGCGGGACCGACGATGCAGATAAGGTGCAAAAGCGGCTCCTGCGTGCCAAGGTGGAGCTGAAAATGGCGGATGCCTACGACTATTTCGTTATCAACGACACGGTGGACAGCGCCGTGGAGCAGCTCAAGGCCATTCTCTTGGCGGAGCACTGTAAGTCCCCTCAGCGTATTGCAAAGCTGCTGGTGGAGTAA
- a CDS encoding SoxR reducing system RseC family protein, whose translation MTQIATVEKKLEPGFVEISVPRKSACGHDCEECAGCGMTGAAIHARASDPVGVNPGDKVVVQSETKKLLGVVALVYLLPVIAFLLGYFLSEGLAESTRYIIAIAAAAVAFLPSIFYDRYAKRHEILTYTVVRLF comes from the coding sequence ATGACGCAGATCGCAACAGTGGAAAAAAAATTGGAGCCGGGCTTTGTGGAGATTTCCGTACCCCGGAAGTCTGCCTGCGGACACGACTGTGAGGAGTGCGCCGGCTGTGGCATGACCGGGGCGGCCATCCACGCAAGGGCCAGCGACCCGGTGGGTGTGAATCCCGGGGACAAGGTGGTGGTCCAGAGTGAGACGAAGAAGCTCTTGGGCGTGGTGGCACTGGTGTATTTGCTGCCGGTGATTGCCTTCTTGCTGGGATACTTTCTGTCGGAGGGGCTGGCGGAGTCCACCCGCTATATCATCGCCATTGCTGCAGCCGCCGTGGCCTTTCTCCCCAGTATTTTCTATGACCGCTATGCCAAGCGCCACGAGATACTGACCTATACCGTTGTGCGCCTGTTCTGA